Below is a window of Malus domestica chromosome 13, GDT2T_hap1 DNA.
agaggaagaattggacaaagtgataggagcatatttatgcaccttagttaactagttcttatgcattttcgttatgttttcttagtttaaagtagtcttttaagctagtttcatatgttttcaggtttaagggcatattacataaaaggatgcaaattggagccttttggagaaaaatgaagcttagattggaaagtacatgcttggtgcacaaggaatggacgagtttgaaggtcaaaggagcttaagaaatgaagaaatgaaagtgaagaacaaagaattcagaattggaaaccaaagtttctaaagttggaagtttctattcttggaggtttccattttcgagagtttctattcgtggctttgggcttttagatgacctatccttttcccctaaccctagccgcacctaggcctctagaatatctgatttccttgccttgcaaggcattctagaaggcccatctctaaccctaaccctagccgcaccttaggccttattcccactaaaaatctgattgttttaacctaatttctgatgGATTTGGGTTTTAGAGGCCGTAATCTGATTGCCCTAGGGTtttggctgcctatatatacACATTATAACATCTAGGCCGAATTACCATCTCCCATTcacatcattcacgccagaattTGTTCCTTGctctctgccgcaccttttCATCACCATAGTTCATAATTTCTGCCCAAAAACAACCCTAGCGCACCACTCATCAACCCTAAACCGTtccctaccattccccatccattctagaCCCTAAATACCAccaaaaacctgttctaaacttctctgccgcagcaaggggGAAGGAGAAATCGTTGATgatcttgctgccaagttggagccttctaggtgttttctttctttggattttaatttctaattttatgtatctttgctttgcgagtatgaggaactaaaaccCCCTTGgtaggggggattcaaaaccatgattatatatgtgaaataagttgattacttccagttatcgttgcataagtcgtgattacaatttgcttaaccgtttgatttagaacttattcttgtatgttgattgagagtgcacgcttaatttgcatgcttgaatttggtgctaggatataagtttgtttcacctaatcgttatgaatttatattcgcaagtagtgaaggtcgctagtcacgatcatcttaagtagattcctggcaagagtatcatgcttttcatagttacgaatgccttgtcgatgcttatgatttccaaagaacgtaatgattctaacttgtatctttatcatgctgttcatatagagaacttgttaggaataatttgtttgcgatgcatattcatccaattcaatgattgtagggaaatctgaaggttaatttaagcggacctaattaacttagagtgtcgaggttcataacttgttaaattgataactggaaatcgatttagattgcatatatttcatgtgtggagaagaaccccttagctattccatcattCATTGATTCATCAAAactttgtcttacaatctgttttgtttacaatctgcccatttagtttattttcgtccaaacacaatccccccatattttgttgagtcttAGTCATTAAAATCTGttctattttgtgtttttaagcatttggagtcataaacactttcaaattcgtccaaatcaagttctagtttctgtttgagtcaatttgattgttttaggcagttttgagtgtttcaaatctgttttgagtcatagtagtcttgttagagtctttaagtttagtttgtgtgttttttcaatcaatttatgttagattagcacccctagttaatccccggttagaacgatccctacttacatcattactacaattgtcacaaatagggtttaatttgtgtgttaacataattttcacatcacaaagccacggcaaggaaagaaGTTCCAATGCCGCAGCCATCTAGTGCACTTAAACCGTCCAATTCAGGTAAGGGTGATGTAATTGTGAACCattctaaccctattccacccaatgcacctttccctcgcagatttatgcaatcaaagaaggaagagaatgagaaggacattcttgagacgtttagaaaggtgcaagtgaatatcccactccttgatgcaattaaacaagttccaaggtatgcaaAATTTTTTAAGGAACTGTGTACAACAAGAAAGAggatttcaaacaaagaagttgtaaaggtaagtgagaatgtgtctgccgttttgcaaagaaaactaccaccaaaatgcaaagatccaggtagttttacaattccttgtgttattggaaataCCAAGTTTGTGCATGcgatgttagatctaggtgcatccaTTAACGTCATGCCctactctatttatgcatctatgaacctaggagagcttaaaaacgatggtgttatcattcaattagccgatcatTCTAATGCATACCCGAAAGGGGTTtttgaagatgttttggtgcaggttaatgATTTAGTATTTCCAGCGGACTTCTATGTGCTTGAGATGGAAGATTCGGGCCATTCCATATCATTGCCGATCCTCCTTGGAAgacccttcatgaaaacagcccgcaccaagatagatgtgtttaaaggaacactcacaatggaatttgatggggatgttattgatttcaatatttctgaatCTATTAAATATCCTAaggatgatcattcttgtttctctattgatatatttgatGCTTTGGCGCAGGACTACCTTGACTCATTGGAGAGGGATCATCTTGAAACCACCATAGTACACGGAGTGGGACTTAACAAACCAAAGGCAGCAAGTGAGCAAACTCACGACAAGAATGATGATGCCTATGCCGTGCCTCCTAGTGCAGAAATAAaagagatggttgctgcccttgagtcattgccACAACATCTTGGTAAGCCTcctaacccaattccaattcccatttCTACTAACaagttgttaccttctgtgattcaggcacccgtcCTTGAGCTTAAACAGTTGCCGGaccatttaaagtatgtatttTTTAGAGATgacgagacattgcccgtcattgtttcctcatcactcacggcattggaggaggagaagttgattcgggtgttgaaagagcataaaacggcaattggatggacattggccgacattaagggaattagccctacaacttgcatgcatcgcatacttctagaagagggggctaaaccaactcgagaggctcaacgtcgacttaaccctccaatgatggaagatGTGAAGAAGGAGATTATCAagcttcttgattgtggagtcaTTTACCCCATCTCagatagtcgttgggtttcaccggttcaagttgtaCCAAAGAAATTAGGAGTCACCGTGGTGAAGAATGCAGAGAATGAGCTTGTACCTACACGTATCCAAACCGGTTGGtgagtgtgcattgactataggaagctaaacgccaccacaaggaaggaccacttccccttgccgttcattgatcaaatgcttgaaaggttagccggtcattctttttactGCTTTCTAGatggttattcgggatataatcaaattgttatagctccaaatgatcaagaaaagactacttttacttgtccatttggcacttttgcttatcgtcgaaTGCCATTCGGGTTGTGTAAtgcaccagccacattccaacgatgcatggtaagtaaattttcagattttgtggaaaagattattgaggttttcatggatgactttagtgtctttggtgattcgtttgatggttttttagataatctcactttaatcttaaACCGGTgcattgaaactaaccttgttttgaattgggaaaaatgtcactttatggttaaacaaggcatagttttaggtcacATAGTTTCTGCAAAGGGAAtagaggttgataaatcaaaaatagatcttgtacgctacttaccctctcccacttcggtgagagaggttcgttcttttcttggacatgcaggattctataggcgattcatcaaagATTTTTCCAAGATTTCCCAACCCCTTTGCTGACTTCTTCAAAAGGATGTGACATTCAAGTTCGATGATGAGTGTGAAAAGGCATTCAATCACCTCAAGGAAAAactaacttcggcccccatcatagtcctaccagattggagccttccctttgagcttatgtgcgatgcctcagattatgcattaggggctgttttgggacaaagaagGGATAGGAAGCCACACGTCATCTACTATGCATcccggacgttgaatgatgcacaattgaattattccaccactgaaaaagaacttcttgctgttgtatttgctttagataagtttcgttcatATCTTCTTggaactaaagttattatttacaCTGATCACgcagctttgaagtatttgCTCACAAAGAAAGAGGCCAAGCCAAGGCTTATTCGTTGGATGCTACTTCTCCAAGAGTTTGACGTGGAAATCCaggacaagaaaggaagtgaaaatgtggtggctAACCATTTGAGCCAATCTAGTTAATTATTTGGTCACTACGCATGTCCCAAGCACCCTAACtaagcaccaacgtgataaactcaaGAAGGATACAcggttttatgtttgggatgacccttATTTGTGGAAACATTGCACTGACCAGATtctacgtaggtgtgtgcatgattccgAATTTCATTCGATTTTAACTttctgtcacacttatgcatgtgggggtcatttcGGCCCACAACGCACAACACATAAGGTTttagaatgtggattttattggcctactatctttagagatgctagaaccttttgtatcacatgtgatcgttgtcaaagaATGGGTAATATAACATCAAAAGACCAAATGTCGCAACATCCTATATATTTTGTTGAGATTTTTGGTGTttggggtatagatttcatgggtccacTTCCTTCCTCCCAtggttttctttatatattacttGTTGTGGATTATgcttcgaaatgggtggaagcaaaagccacccgtacaaatgattctaaagtggttgcagattttattagaactaacatatttgcaaggtttggaatgccaagagtgctcattagtgatggaggatcccatttttgtaatcgcaccattgaggtgttgctcaagaagtacaatgtcacgcataaggtttcaacaccttatcatcctcagacaagtgggcaagccgaggtttcgaatagggaaatcaagcaaatttTGGAAAAGACAGTAGGACCAACtcgaaaagattggagcttgcgtttaaatgatgcattgtgggcatatagaacggcctacaaaacaccaattgggatgtccccatttcggctcatctatgggaaaccatgtgatcttccggttgaattggagcatcgtgcacattgggccgtcaaaacattcaatatggacattgatgcTGCTGGGATCCATAGGAAATTGCAATTGAATAAGCTTGAGGAGATTATGAAGGAAGCTTATGAGAACGCTctcatttacaaggagaaagcaaaggccacccatgacaagatgattcgtggcAAGACATTCTCtatagggcagaaagtgttacttttcaatTCCCGTCTTCGGTTGTTTCagggtaagttacgttctaaatgGATTGGACCTTTTGTCATTACTAATGTTtatcctcatggtgcagtccaaattcaaagtttgaagacaggacatgaattcaaggtcaatggacaccgtttgaagccctaCTATGAGACATTTGAGGAGCATGCCGTGGAGGATATACCCCTCCACGCCGTGGACCCTATTCAAGCTTAACTGGAGGTATCGtctggctggaagacgttaaagcaagcacttcttgggaggcaacccatgtgttcAAATGAGGGATTGAAGGAATTCGAgctccataaccagatttgcgttcttaaactctaccctttcttgtttttactttgccatgtttgTCGTGTTTGTTAGTCGTGTTGTTTGCTTGCAtatgtgtgagtctatgtttgaaacattgaggacaatgtttggtttaagtgtggggggggggggggtaatcaagtgtttttattgcaaattcatgggattttatcacccacaACTTCCAaagttgttccttgctgtttttaagtttttttaagctgttttggtgcattttagtgtgttttgacataaaaattccaaaaatctcataaaaatttgaaaaattgttttgaaaaacctaaaaagagttgtttttgtgtgtttgtttgtgtcttagggtaccttccaacacaatgatgaggatttgatttttaattgcatgactgttaaagaaagttacaaacatggatggaagtttgatatactCTTTGGTTTCTGCTTGGTTGTAGTTAACGTTTacaaattcacatgtaatcacaaaggaaaaaaataagtttttggtaacatgcttgaaggaaggaactcaaactaacgctacaaccctgagagacttgagcctaaactttatttggagagttagtAATCTgtgatttgttgttttctaaagtcgttgcatgatctcattattctttgcttggttgctacttagaatgcgtgataggagcatatttatgcgccttagttaaccctctttttgatgtgaaaatttgatgtgaaaattaactagcactcaaattaagactctttttatcaattgtagtaagtatgtaagtagggatcgttctaggccggtgattaggagggattgcaaaatcacttgaaaacatactcaaatacgtaaaaacaagtttaatacactaaactagactcaaagaatacaaaactaaactttaaaaacactaaaacaaaccaaaagactcaaaacagccccaaaacactcaaaactgccttaaaaacacaatctgggcagttttgaacactagacacaaacttggacgaaattaggttttaacttgactcaaaacacttaaaaacacaaactaacttgacttctaattaatatgactcaacgaagaaaagggggattgattttggacgaatttaaaaacaaaacaaaactttgtaaaacgaacagattttaaaacgaatttggtttaaatgaatggatggaaagctagctaaggggttcatctccacacatgttatacttgcattcaaaacgatttccaattgcttttcaaataacccatgaattctcaacgccccaagttaattaggtccgcttaaattaaccttcagattttcctaacgttattgaattggatgattgcatacgacaacccaaagcattccccacaagtcccctacatgattgcataatagagatacaagcaagaatcattaagttctatgaaaaccataagcattgacgaagcacttgttactatgattgcatgaaacttatgccaagaatttacttaacgcgattgagatcatcaacctttactacttgtgaatataagtccataacgattaggtgaaatttccttatatcctagcattcaatttatgcatgataattaagcgtgcactctcaaccaatacacacaaatcaatgtaattcacatagataagtaaattgaattcacaacttatgaaacgcaattagaagtaatcaaatcatatcgcaagcataaacatgtatttcgaatccccccctagccaaggggggtttagttcctcctactcgcaaagcaaagatacataaatttagacattaaaatcaaaggaaagaaaacacctagaatgctccaacgtggcagcaagtgcatccaagaatcctccttcctccttgctgcggcagagaacttTAGACAGGTTTTTTGGGCTTAtttgtggtgtagaatggatggggaatggtagggaaggctttagggttgatgggtggtgcgactagggttgtttttaggcagaaatttgggagaatggtggtggaaggctgcggcaaaggctagggcagatttctggcgtgatttATGAATGTGAGAGGTGGTAATCTGATCTAGGGGTTgaaatgagtatatataggcacttaaaaccctaggggaatcagatatggacttgaataacctaaatccacaaggaattaggcttAAAAATCAGAAATCCTAAGGGATAAGGGAATAAGGGTGCGGCAGGAATTATAGGATAtggataggccttctagaatgccttgcaaggcaagaaaCTAGGGtatctagaagctagggtgcggcattaatgtagggattagggatagggcttctagaaagccccaaaactgataggaaatgtaggaaactcacggcaaggaggggaactctctagaaacttctcatttgtgtcctacaacacttaggagtccttctcgcattaggaaaacatgtctcaatcctcccttgacttggaattcttctccttcttcatcttggaaaccttttccttcttggacttggaaaacttctttgttgctgaaacttgatgccatttggatttaactttcctacttcaagtaggaaaccttgtttgagtagggaACTttatcttctaggaatcccaatttcactaggaaacctatttcaactaggaatcctaattcaactaggattccatcttcaattagggactttcctacttcaactag
It encodes the following:
- the LOC114822921 gene encoding uncharacterized protein, with protein sequence MDIDAAGIHRKLQLNKLEEIMKEAYENALIYKEKAKATHDKMIRGKTFSIGQKVLLFNSRLRLFQVQIQSLKTGHEFKVNGHRLKPYYETFEEHAVEDIPLHAVDPIQA